A stretch of DNA from Myxocyprinus asiaticus isolate MX2 ecotype Aquarium Trade chromosome 32, UBuf_Myxa_2, whole genome shotgun sequence:
ttgcaaatttattaaaaataaaaaacgaaaaaaaaaaaaaaaaaatcacatgtacataagtattcactatattataatatattttaattattactttAGTTATTATTTTAACTTAACTAAATTAAATAGCATCCTGAGCCCTCATTTCATGTGAGTGTAAATGTTTAAACatgaatgagtgcacctttaaataattaatttgctAAGTAAATAATTTGCTTTGAAACTTCTATGTTGTTTTGTTACACTCACCAAAGTAATCTGATGGTCCTAACCGGCCGACCTCTACAAACTCCTCATTCTCTGACCTACGCTGCAGAACAGCTGCACATCCCTGGGGAAGCAAAGAGACATTGTGACTTTAGAAATCAGAACATTTGCACAAACACTGACACACTTGGAGCAGAAGAACAAACCTCACCTCCAGGATGATGAAGAACTCGTCCCCTGGTTCTCCTTGCACCACGATTTTCTGACTGTCCTCAAACTGCACCGGCTCCAGTGCATCAGCCACAGTCAAACGCTCCCACTTATCCAGGGACTCTGCAATGATCACAGACAAACAAACTATACCGTTTTCACTGTCTCATTATAGTCGAACTCTCTACTGTGATTTTACTGGGAGAGAGTATATATAGGGccatcaaaaagtatttggacatttaaatcacacttaaaaatggatgaatgtcattgcattagatggtTGCCTTCCAACCAATGGCatttattgtatggcttcagaaaacaatATAGCAAACGGACTACTACATTCATAGCTCAAAGAAATGAAACACTTACCTAGAATAGATACTTTGCTCAGGAACTCCTCATACATCTTCCTCTTCCTCAAAGTGCTTCCCTAAATTCAAACAATTCTTCTTGAGTACCAAATACCTCCTAAATAGTGCATTCAGTGCTCTAAAAGTCATGTCTATACCATTAGAATTCTCCTGTAGCTGTCTCTGTCAATGCCCCAGAGCTTGACGTtggttttggctctgacagtggcAGCTCTGGGGGTGCCGTAGATTAGAGCCAGCTCTCCAAAGCTGCCCCCCTCTCCAATGCTGGTCACACACTCACTGTTAACATACACCTGTGAAGATATTAAACACCACTGGACCTGTAAAATCAAAGAACTTTACTCTTCAAGATTTAAAATTCAATCACAAAAGCAAAAATGTTCTTGCGGTTTATATATGAAGAGGTTCTAAACTTAGGCGGTGTAACTTACATCCATTTCGCCATGGTCGATGACATAGAAGTTATCGCCCTCATCGCCTAGGAAACAAGTgtgaaacaaaccaaaaaaaatggTTGAATTATCTAATAAGTaaccaagcaccaaaggtgctgagGCACctattgtttctgtttgttttttttattctgctcCCTTGAATTCtgtggcagcccatagaaccgtatgtAGGAAAATGGTGAAAATTGGCACACTGATCAGGGTAGGAATGACTAGCCCCCATAAAATATTTGGGGTCTCTAACTTAAACCCTCAAGCGCTACCAACAGTTCAAAGTTTCACTTATGTTTCAtcttataacttttgaaccgtaatgGCCGATTTTTAATTCTGTGTCGAACCTATGCTGTAGGCTACATTTAGCAACAGCGGTTACAGCATATCCTATGGCatagcctgacgtgcacctcttAAAAAATGTAACAGCTGTCGTGATGCGCAGAGATTGGTGCACTTTGTAACAGAGACCGCCCCCCAGGATGATAATGATATCTGAGGTAGTGTCACATTCTATcctagattattttaatatcagtgcatcatatcacattgtatttggactctggaccattaaagcaattgtctcaaaagggagcatctgctgtttttatgttctgtttgtgtttcatgaagttacaagcgaacGTGACAAAAGATatctgtttacagcttataaactctaaaagctttttttccCCACGGGCTTTAacttgatattaatttgaaatgtgagtgaaataatatgtGTTGTATTCTACTTGCGAACTCTCCGATCTGCATGATgatttgaccgtatgtttgacagtattgtgcacagtaaataatcatatttcataagttatggaaatggTGGTACTTTTTgtcacttctaatttgtcagcaaattaaaaagcacctggtaagagttggttatatttaCTATATGCATTAAGTCCTTAAAACTACACCCATTTAGTGTTCGTCAAGCGAGGCATAATTATTACttaatttgatgatttctttttcagcatggaacgtcaaaagtatgccaaaacatttatttagcctattattatttaagcgactcaagaacaggcatacagtatttttctcatttatttgctcTCTGCAATGCAGGCAGcatgtataataaattatttgtagCCTTCcttaatttcaacatgttcacatactttgaactcgTTTTTAAgcctacaataatttaataaatacttttgaatccatgaATTACAATtacattgcttttatttatttatgaatgtataattagcattttggctgtgtaatcACAGAACGCCGCAGACACCaacacagaactataaatgcaaactaaCGCGTTGGCCACTACGCGGAGCATACGCTTTCGGTTCGACGCAGAACAATAAACCGGCCttaagaaacaaaattatttttccctCTGGTTACTTGGGTCATGCCAAGTTAAAATAATGTCTGATTCacatgtatcatctagagactCTCATGAAAAAAAACGTATAAGATTCATAATGATCCAAGACCAAACCCTTTTCATATACCACATCAACGAATTAGATGGCGAGCatgccaaaatggacgtgaggctgTATCTTTGCAACACTTTAGTGTGTTGACACAAAACATAGTTtatgtcatcacaagcatgaTGTGAGGGTACCTGCACCTCATCACAGTGCCACCTAAtggtcaagaaatatgaaaaatggcTACTTTTGCTTAAAACTTCAGAAcagtttggcctaaaatcatgagactggtcactTTCGtggaaaacctactttttcaaactactCCTAGGCCGTACATCCAATTTGCACGAAATTTGCtatgtatcatctagggacactaGTGacaaaaagctttttgatagaccaaactgttCTCGTGTAACGCATAAATTATATTGAAATAAGGCTCTGAGTCTCATATACTTTTTggcgtattgacatgaaacttcatATGTGGCATTGTGAGCAAGCCCTGACAATACCatatcaatttggtgacagcgccacctattggtcaaaagttaaaAGCTCTTGTATTACACTgtaattaattaaacaaatgtcttttttcacCACTCTGCTTAAAATCATCACCAGAATtctaaattcaattaaaatgtttgcCATTAATGTGCCtggccctgtaattgctgcttgcagctatattttatttttggatttataATCTGCAAAAAATATGAATCTTCAAAAGCTCTACCTTGTTGGATGACAATCTCTCCTGCAATGTAGGTGACTGGGAACATTGCATCAAATATGTCGCTGTAGGTTTAAATGTCAGAAAAATACGGTCAGTCCATGAATTACTAAAcatttatgaggaaaaaaaaaaccccagaaaCAATTCATCTAAATCAGTAAGTCACCTTCTCTCATTGTCATCCAAATGTGAGAAGAGCACATTCTTTTCAATAGCTTTGGCAAGTGCAGCCATGGTTTTGTAGTCTTTCGGGATAACCTGTACAGAGAAAATACTTGACTTTAGTACAAATTTGTTCATATACAGTAAAACTCACAGTCATGTAAGACCAATATGCAGAGGCTTCAGAAGTCATGATTGATTTATCAACTGAGTCATGGTTGAGACTGTCAGTGAGCTTCTGACCTTCCTTACGTAGGAGGCGGCATCTTCCTCAGTGTAGACCTCAGCACTGATGGCCCCTCTCCGCCTGCGACCCTTCACCACAGGATTCATGGGAGGAGACACCTCATCTTCACGAGAGTCTGAGCGAGAGCTGCCTTTCTGCTGGTTCAGGAGTTTAGCTTCCTCCTGAGTATGAAACAGATATATACATTCACAGTCAATCATTTAGGGTGGTACTGGTTTTATTCGGATTCAAATAAATGTGACTTTCGTCAATATACTATTAAACATTCATAAAACATCCAAAATAATAGCCAAAAGAATTTAAAAGCTATATTATAGTATAGTTATTCTATACTAATAAAACAGGTATTTTGtaatcaacagttacagaaatactcaaatcagcctgtctagcaccaacaatcatgccacggtccaaataactgagatcacattttttccccattctgatggttgatgtgaacattaactaaagctcctgacccgtatctggatgattttatgcactgcactgctgccacacgattggctgattagataatcgcatggatgattgttggtgccagatgggctggtttgagtatttctgtaactgctgatctcctgtgattttcacacacaacagtctctagaatttactctgaatggtgccaaaaacaaaaaaaacatccagtcagcggcagttctgtggatggaaacgtcaacgccttgttgatgagaggtcaacagagaatggccagactggttcgaactgtcaaagtctacagtaactcatatAACCGCTCCGTACAATTGTGAAGAATATCATTTCagcatgctattctgagatgcaggttggagctgttttggcggcacgagggggacctacacaatattaggcaggtggtattaatgttgtggctgatcgatgcaTATAAATACAATACACAAATGCGTGCATATTTAATTAGATGATGCCCAAAAGAGCATATTCAGATGTAGTACCCCCCCATAGAGCACAACGTTGCCCGACAACTTCTATAGCTGTCTTGGTTCTGAAATTATATATTTCCCATTCCCATTTTTTCATGAAGTTCCAAAAGTGAGCTGATATACAGCATAAGCAACTGCTTCCATCACACTGGtgacaattcttctggcatccctccacctccccatctccacctttatATTGCATAACACCTATACAAATTATTATTCATAGTCCCAGTTCTTTATAGGGTGGAAAAAAGCATGTGAATTTTATGACAGTATTATTATAATGTAAATGTACACATGAGTGCAAACCTTTTCAAGTCTCTCAAAGTATTCTCTGAGGAAGGCCATGGGTCTGTCGGGCCGTGAGGTGCACAGCTGGACGATGCAGTCCTTCAGCAGCTGCTGGATGTTGTGTTTCTGCACATATAACTCACATTCTCTCAGACTCATCTCCTCCTCACTGCTCGCACTGCCTGATGCCATGGTAAACGCTAGATCTGACCTTTGACCTGCAGAGGTgaagaaatagaaacaaataagTAACAGAAATGAAATGTAACCTCGTGTTTGGCGTCTGAGAGACCCCAAAATCctgcatgaaaaatgttacaattATGTTGAAAAGCACATGCCTGTTTTGTGATACAAGAGTGTTCAATAACATCTGCCTACTGTGTTTGGTTAAATCAAAGGAATATATTAAAAGAATTTCAAGGGAGTATAAAGATtcatttcaaaattactattattctttttttttacacatatagCATTGGGAATCTCTGGGAACCCAAACATCCAGAACATACAGTCAACTTTAATAGAACATGAgtgttaagaaaataaataaatcagcattTGTCCATTCTAATACTACGTTAGATATTGAGAGCGTTGGAAATTAATGGAAATTAATTTGCGAGTTTAAACAGAAACCACaataaaactaaacaaatgtCTTGAGCCATCATAACGTTATTATGAATTATTTAGTGCCAGTTttataaagtgttttggatgttaTGATAAATAAAACAAGCCATTGTTGTGCTTCCCTAAACTCTATTCTCTATGTTCTGTTATTAACACTGAGAAACGCTCAATCTGAACTGGAATTATGTCAACAATATCAttaatgactgtacattatttagACTAATGTTCTGACCAAGATGAATTCCCATAGAGGACAGGAACAGGATTACTGCATCATTTTAGTAATGGGATTGATGTCAGAAATAATCTGGAGATTATCTTTGTTTCAACACACCTGTCTGATCCAGTGCATGAACAACATGTGTTTATTATGATTCATCATTTGCAGAAAACAACTTCATGTTGCAGATtgatgctttttattattatttgtcaataACATTTTCTACATAAACCCTTTTCCAACACAAATACTAATGTATGTACGATTTACATCACAATTTTTAATCCATTTTGACCATGACGAATACACCATAAACATATAATGTATagcatatataatataattgtatcaTATCCTACATCAAAACAAATGTCTAAATATACAGAGTAGACACGTTGCTGTCTAAATGCGTAATCGAAGCCTCATCGAGAacgttaaataataaaatatgaaacGGTCGTCGTATTTAATATGACATTTCAATATAAGATGACATACATTTCTAATAGAAGGCCGCAGAGTCTGTATCATAAACAAATGACGTTTACAGCATTAGCGATAATCACACGTTTAATTTTACAACAAACCGCGCAACCACAATGACATACGAATTCCAGTTATTCCTTACCGAGCCTGTAAAACGCgactcggtgtgtgtgtgtgttattccgTTATTCCGACATTCAGGCACAGCTACTCTATTTATTCTGCACACGCGCTTGAACGTCTGCCCACCGGAAACGGGTAAACACCAATCAaagcagagattatttagcagacacgggccacttctattaatatgaatgggagaaattggaacgctcaaccaagaagctctgagcGCCAAACGgttaacggatgtagaaaggaagtcccgccttacaggtaaaagagccaatcaccttttagatacaaacatcacttgtcaatcaactcaagaacgcacatgcgcattagctatacaagccgggaaaattgaatatttttaaaGTAATGTGAGGTAAAGaatacaatttatgattccagtgttgtcagattttattgttgatttgaaaaaTGGTCTTAGATCgtcatcttgaccaaccgtttttgaggtgttggtctttctccattcaagtagataaggagcagcactgacatgactggaaatagtcttcCGACATTTTTCACGTATAAAAACCCATGGCAACTTTAAAGAAAACGATGCACATGTTTACTTGAGTATCAAACTGagaattttttatacatttttctttatgtaagtttttttttctccccttttctctccaatttggtatgcccaattcacaatgcgctctaaatcctggtagtggcgtagtgactcacctcaatccgggtggcggaggaggaatctcagttgcctccgcgtctcagaccgtcaatccgtgcatcttatcaggtggcttgttgtgcgtggatgctgcggagaatagcgtgagcctccacacacactaggtctctgtggtaacgcgctcaacaagccacgtgataaaatgtgcggattggcggtctcagacgcggaggcaactgagattcgtgctccgccaccctgattgaggcaagtcactacgccaccaagaggacctagagcgcattgggaactgggcattccaaattggggagaaaaaaaaaaaaaggaaagaataaGACATCATAGCAAAGCAGCTGAGGgggaattttaaagggatagttcacccataaatgaaattctctcatcatttactcacccgcatgccaacccagatgtctatgactttctttcttctgcttaacacaaacaaatttttttgcagaagaatatttcagctctgtaggtctataaaacgcaagtgaatggtgaccaaaattttgaagctccaaaaggcacacaaaggcagcataaaagtcatccaaaagtttaatctatgtcttctgaagtgatctaatttgttttgggtgagaacagaccaaaatgtaactcctttttcactataattctTGACTTCAagagtctccttggtgatcatgatttcaagctcgattacacttactagcTTCAAccaccaggaagtgtaatcgagcttaaaatcatgatcatgcctataGATGCCAAtgacaagatttacagtgaaaaattagtttcattttggtctgtttgccccccaaaaccaattagatcttttcagaagacatggattaaaccactggagtaatatggattacatttatgctcctttttcttttgtttgtttttttttttttttttttttttttttgctttttgctttttggagcttcaaagttttagtcagggttagggttagggtttatacttgcattatatggacctacagagctgaaaaattgttccaaaaatctttgtttgtgttctgcctaaagaaagtcatacacatctcggatggcatgagggtgaataaatgatgagataattttcatttttgggtgaactatccctttaatggaatTTCATATAATGGAAAGTGCTATTAGCACTGTGGTTCAGTATCATACGTGACAAATTTAAAAATCTTTGAAAGTTAAGAGATATCTGTGTACATGATGATGTTTTAATGTTACACCATTTTCCAAACCACCATAGACCTGAATTTAAGCAAGGTGCAGTTGCCATCGAACAAAGAAGTTGCCTTTGAACAAatgtttacagtatattattCATATGAAGAAGAACAAATAGATTGTTACTGAAGCATCTTGGATTTTAACTTTTACAGAAAAAGTTATAAAAGGAAATTGGTCTTTCCATAAAGTAACAAGAATGTAGCAGGCAAGTATTTAGGAGACTGCTTGTGGGATTTcaaaaatgcatataaatgtacaaaaacatacaaaaggCGTATATCAGAAGAAACCCCCAAACCAAGCACCTTCTGCGGGCTTGCATATTGAAATTCTTACTCTGGAAATGGCCATCAAACGGCACATTTGTCGcgacttttattatgaaatgtgTGGTAAACACCGGAAGTTTAACCGGAACTCGGTCTAGGCATTAACAGCAGTTATAAGTGTACATGATGCATTAATGAATGCATCCTCGTAAATAAGATATGTGCGTTTCATTCAGTTGCGAGCATGACCTGAATCGTTTTATGAGCGATTCGTTTGAATAACTTCACGGGACCAGCTTTGGTacgtatcttattttttattttttttattttccaggtTTATTATGAGCATCACTCACCTGAATTTCAGATCTGAATATACAACTGTGCATCTGTCCACTGAAACAACATTATAAACAGGTCAGGCCTCGTTAGTTTGAAAAACAGTGACATTAATATGCTCTGTTACTTTACCCGGCTGGGACAAACTGTTAAAATCCAAGTCTTACTTGTTAAggctggtcttggctggttttaggtggtctctcagcctgaccaGCTTATAATTGCCCCAAAGACCAGCCAGCAGGACAGCCTGACCAGCTTGGTTTTTTCAGCTGGTCTGACCAGACGGTCTTTATTCTGGATCATAACCAGCTGTTGCAATGGAAAGTTTTTCCTTTGATCAGGAGTGAAAGTGTACATGGACATCTGATATCATACCCTGTCTCAGTGTTACAGTGTGTCAGTCATAAGCATGACAGTGGAACCAGGTCAAGTTTGGGTTTCATGCACCTCAAGTGCAGGCAGATGGCTAATGTAGGCATGCACTTGACACCATAGTGTCATGTCCACAGTAGGCTATTGATCAGACATAGCATCTTTCCTTTTCATCTGCAACCTCTATCTCCAAGAACTTGTGGAGGAAGTTCtaattagagcctgaccgatatgggatttttgagaccgataccgattttagagagggaaaattcacagataaccgatatagttcatttttgagctggaatgaaaacagaccttttctatgtggattttgcaccgatatgacaatGCAAAGGTACtccgaaggctgctttcttaaatatttttatcaaagaacatttgacattatcattatacattgtcaacaaattttagaaatgaacactgagaaaataaagaataaatacaaatacaataaatagcttaataaacatcagtaatgttagtataagtcaattgctgaccatttaaataaagaataaataaaataaacatcagtactgtatgtttattatcagtcaaatgctgaccattaaaataaagaataaataaaaatacaataaatagataaataaacatcagtactgtatgtttcgtatcagtcaaatgctgaccattaaaataaagaataaataaaaatacaataaatagataaataaacatcagtactgtatgtttagtatcagtcaattgctgaccattaaaataaagaataaatacaaataaaataaatagatagataaacatcagtactgtttagtatcagtcaaatgatgactattttaatactgccagtcaattaggggcagttTCAGggaaacttttaaatattacattttataaatgcgactggaattgttcaattgaagggggtaccaaattgtgaatcctgaacaaaacagtttggtgaatacatgtttacacattagcttccactcagctgacaacaatgaaagtaggtGCGTGATTAGCTAGTTGGCTATAAGCTTGTtatcacggagagtaaaagatggaccagcattgcgtctcaccaactaggtaacagcgtagcgtgaaatcggcactcaacagacacaatccaccaccgcaccgttgtctgctgagcttcaaaaagatgctctgatgtttacctttcaatctgctacgttactgactgcactgacaaactattgcTGGCTAAcatcaaacagacatgagtgacaggGTTGTCAGGGACatggttaacgttatattagtaataataaaaagggaaaatgatggggtcattatttattaactttccagtatgtatttcacaaactagttagcaacttaccgagaagagaccgctgaactccgccctgtctgcagagcctccgtcagctcagctctgtaaacactggagtcagagcgtgctctgctggacaaactacgtaatgacaccaattctaaaacaTGGTTTTCTTCattatatattctg
This window harbors:
- the prkar1ab gene encoding protein kinase, cAMP-dependent, regulatory, type I, alpha (tissue specific extinguisher 1) b isoform X2; this translates as MASGSASSEEEMSLRECELYVQKHNIQQLLKDCIVQLCTSRPDRPMAFLREYFERLEKEEAKLLNQQKGSSRSDSREDEVSPPMNPVVKGRRRRGAISAEVYTEEDAASYVRKVIPKDYKTMAALAKAIEKNVLFSHLDDNERSDIFDAMFPVTYIAGEIVIQQGDEGDNFYVIDHGEMDVYVNSECVTSIGEGGSFGELALIYGTPRAATVRAKTNVKLWGIDRDSYRRILMGSTLRKRKMYEEFLSKVSILESLDKWERLTVADALEPVQFEDSQKIVVQGEPGDEFFIILEGCAAVLQRRSENEEFVEVGRLGPSDYFGEIALLMNRPRAATVVARGPLKCVKLDRPRFERVLGPCSDILKRNIQQYNSFVSLSV
- the prkar1ab gene encoding protein kinase, cAMP-dependent, regulatory, type I, alpha (tissue specific extinguisher 1) b isoform X1 — its product is MASGSASSEEEMSLRECELYVQKHNIQQLLKDCIVQLCTSRPDRPMAFLREYFERLEKEEAKLLNQQKGSSRSDSREDEVSPPMNPVVKGRRRRGAISAEVYTEEDAASYVRKVIPKDYKTMAALAKAIEKNVLFSHLDDNERSDIFDAMFPVTYIAGEIVIQQGDEGDNFYVIDHGEMDVQWCLISSQVYVNSECVTSIGEGGSFGELALIYGTPRAATVRAKTNVKLWGIDRDSYRRILMGSTLRKRKMYEEFLSKVSILESLDKWERLTVADALEPVQFEDSQKIVVQGEPGDEFFIILEGCAAVLQRRSENEEFVEVGRLGPSDYFGEIALLMNRPRAATVVARGPLKCVKLDRPRFERVLGPCSDILKRNIQQYNSFVSLSV